Proteins encoded within one genomic window of Halomonas sp. YLGW01:
- a CDS encoding sodium:solute symporter family protein: MSQFAINLLFVGASFALYIGIAVWARAGSTKDFYVAGGGVHPVTNGMATAADWMSAASFISMAGLLASGGYANSTFLMGWTGGYVILAMLLAPYLRKFGKFTVPDFIGDRFYSNTARLVAVICLIVASITYVIGQMTGAGVAFSRFLEVSNTWGIWIAAFIVFLYAVFGGMKGITYTQVAQYVVLIIAYTIPAVFIALELTGNPIPGLGMFSTHTESGVPLLQKLDDVVNALGFRDYTADVDNKLNMVLFTMSLMVGTAGLPHVIIRFFTVPKVADARWSAGWALVFIALLYLTAPAVGSMARLNLMTTVYPDMAGQVESYEDAANNPILYADRPEWIKTWQETGLITFDDKNGDDRIQVYNDSNPDFADTAAARGWEGSELSVNNDILVLANPEIANLPGWVIGLIAAGGIAAALSTAAGLLLAISSAVSHDLIKTMINPKISEKGEMLAARISMAGAILLATYLGLNPPGFAAQTVALAFGIAGASLFPVLMMGIFSKRMNNRGAVAGMLSGLVATLLYIFTYLGWFFIPGTNTLANTPDNWILGISPLSFGAVGAMINFAVAFSVSSVTKAPPQEIQDLVENVRYPKGAGMAVDH; encoded by the coding sequence ATGAGTCAATTTGCCATCAACCTGCTATTCGTGGGCGCATCCTTCGCCCTCTATATCGGGATCGCGGTCTGGGCCCGAGCGGGTTCCACCAAGGACTTCTACGTCGCCGGCGGCGGGGTCCACCCGGTCACCAACGGCATGGCCACAGCCGCCGACTGGATGTCGGCGGCCTCCTTCATCTCCATGGCCGGCCTGCTGGCCTCCGGCGGCTATGCCAATTCCACCTTCCTGATGGGCTGGACCGGCGGCTACGTCATCCTGGCGATGCTGTTGGCGCCCTACCTGCGCAAGTTCGGCAAGTTCACCGTGCCGGACTTCATCGGTGACCGCTTCTACAGCAACACCGCACGCCTGGTAGCGGTCATCTGCCTGATCGTGGCCTCGATCACCTACGTCATCGGCCAGATGACCGGGGCCGGCGTCGCCTTCTCGCGCTTCCTGGAAGTCAGCAACACCTGGGGCATCTGGATCGCCGCCTTCATCGTCTTCCTGTATGCGGTCTTCGGCGGCATGAAGGGCATCACCTACACCCAGGTGGCTCAGTACGTGGTGCTGATCATCGCCTACACCATCCCGGCGGTGTTCATCGCCCTGGAACTGACCGGCAACCCCATCCCGGGGCTCGGCATGTTCAGCACCCATACCGAGTCCGGTGTGCCGCTGCTCCAGAAACTGGATGATGTGGTCAACGCCCTGGGCTTTCGTGACTACACCGCCGATGTCGACAACAAGCTGAACATGGTGCTGTTCACCATGTCGCTGATGGTCGGTACCGCCGGCCTGCCCCATGTCATCATCCGCTTCTTCACCGTGCCCAAGGTCGCCGATGCGCGCTGGTCCGCCGGCTGGGCGCTGGTGTTCATCGCCCTGCTGTACCTGACCGCGCCGGCCGTGGGTTCCATGGCCCGCCTGAACCTGATGACCACCGTCTATCCGGACATGGCAGGCCAGGTCGAAAGCTACGAGGACGCCGCCAACAATCCGATCCTCTATGCCGACCGGCCCGAGTGGATCAAGACCTGGCAGGAAACCGGCCTGATTACCTTCGACGACAAGAACGGCGACGACCGCATCCAGGTCTACAACGACAGCAACCCCGACTTCGCCGACACCGCCGCGGCGCGTGGCTGGGAAGGCAGCGAGCTGTCCGTCAACAACGACATCCTGGTACTCGCCAACCCGGAGATCGCCAACCTGCCCGGCTGGGTCATCGGCCTGATCGCCGCGGGCGGCATCGCCGCGGCCCTGTCCACCGCCGCCGGCCTGTTGCTGGCCATCTCCTCGGCGGTCAGCCATGACCTGATCAAGACCATGATCAACCCGAAGATCAGCGAGAAGGGCGAAATGCTGGCCGCACGCATCTCGATGGCCGGCGCCATCCTGCTGGCGACCTACCTCGGCCTCAACCCGCCGGGCTTCGCCGCCCAGACGGTGGCCCTGGCCTTCGGCATCGCCGGCGCCTCGCTGTTCCCGGTGCTGATGATGGGGATCTTCTCCAAGCGGATGAACAACCGCGGCGCCGTGGCCGGCATGCTCTCGGGCCTGGTCGCCACCCTGCTGTACATCTTCACCTACCTGGGCTGGTTCTTCATTCCGGGCACCAACACCCTGGCCAACACCCCGGATAACTGGATCCTGGGCATCTCGCCGCTGTCCTTCGGTGCCGTGGGCGCGATGATCAACTTCGCCGTGGCCTTCAGTGTCTCCAGCGTCACCAAGGCGCCGCCGCAGGAAATCCAGGACCTGGTGGAGAATGTCCGCTATCCCAAGGGTGCTGGTATGGCCGTGGATCACTAA
- the acs gene encoding acetate--CoA ligase: MTEQPHVHPVRDDIAANAWADNAKYLAMYQQSVDDPEGFWIEQAKRLDWIKAPTRAKNTSFARDNVDIRWYEDGTLNVSSNCLDRHLETRGDQPAIIWEGDDPNESKTLTYRELHARTCQLANAMKELGVKKGDVVTLYMPMIPEAAMAMLACARLGAIHSVVFGGFSPDALAQRVIDAESKLVITADESVRGGKQVPLKDNVDAALTRKGAEVAESVLVVKRTGGDIDWHEGRDVWFHDRVDGQSTDCPAEEMHAEDPLFILYTSGSTGTPKGLKHTTGGYLTYAAMTHQYVFDYQDGEVYWCTADVGWVTGHSYIVYGPLANGAITLMFEGVPSYPTHGRMGDIVDKHNVSILYTAPTAVRALMAHGDDVMASSKRDSLRLLGSVGEPINPEAWEWFYRVIGNSKCPIVDTWWQTETGGIMISPLPGATDLKPGSATRPFFGVRPALVDNEGHLLEGATEGNLVILDSWPGQARSIWGNHERFVQTYFSTYDNMYFTGDGCRRDEDGYYWITGRVDDVLNVSGHRMGTAEIESSLVAHDAVAEAAVVGFPHDIKGQGIYIYVTLNDGIDPSDALKKELTQWVRKDIGPIASPDVIQWAPGLPKTRSGKIMRRILRKIAANETDGLGDTSTLADPSVVEELIANRAV, translated from the coding sequence ATGACCGAACAGCCGCATGTCCATCCGGTGCGCGATGACATCGCCGCCAACGCCTGGGCCGACAATGCCAAATACCTGGCCATGTATCAGCAGTCGGTAGACGATCCGGAAGGGTTCTGGATCGAGCAAGCCAAACGACTCGACTGGATCAAGGCGCCGACCCGAGCCAAGAATACCTCCTTCGCCCGCGACAACGTCGATATCCGCTGGTACGAGGACGGCACCCTCAACGTCAGCAGCAACTGCCTCGATCGTCATCTCGAGACCCGCGGCGACCAGCCGGCAATCATCTGGGAAGGCGACGATCCGAACGAGTCCAAGACCCTGACCTACCGCGAGCTGCATGCGCGCACCTGTCAGCTGGCCAATGCCATGAAGGAGCTGGGCGTGAAGAAGGGCGACGTGGTCACCCTCTACATGCCGATGATTCCCGAGGCGGCGATGGCCATGCTGGCCTGCGCGCGTCTCGGCGCCATCCACTCGGTGGTGTTCGGCGGCTTCTCCCCGGACGCCCTGGCGCAGCGGGTCATCGACGCCGAGTCGAAGCTCGTTATCACCGCCGATGAGTCGGTGCGCGGTGGCAAGCAGGTGCCGCTCAAGGACAATGTCGATGCGGCCCTGACACGCAAAGGGGCCGAGGTGGCCGAGTCGGTGCTGGTGGTCAAGCGTACCGGCGGCGATATCGACTGGCACGAGGGCCGGGACGTCTGGTTCCACGACCGGGTCGATGGCCAGTCCACCGACTGCCCGGCGGAGGAGATGCACGCCGAGGATCCGCTGTTCATCCTCTACACCTCCGGCTCCACCGGCACGCCCAAGGGTCTCAAGCACACGACCGGCGGCTACCTGACCTACGCCGCCATGACTCATCAGTACGTCTTCGATTATCAGGACGGCGAGGTCTACTGGTGCACCGCCGATGTGGGCTGGGTCACCGGCCACAGCTACATCGTCTACGGCCCGCTGGCCAACGGCGCAATCACCCTGATGTTCGAGGGGGTGCCCAGCTACCCGACCCACGGGCGCATGGGCGATATCGTCGACAAGCACAACGTCAGCATCCTCTATACCGCCCCCACCGCGGTGCGCGCCCTGATGGCCCACGGCGACGACGTGATGGCCTCGAGCAAGCGCGACAGCCTGCGCCTGCTCGGGTCGGTGGGCGAGCCGATCAACCCCGAGGCCTGGGAGTGGTTCTACCGGGTGATCGGCAACTCCAAGTGCCCGATCGTCGACACCTGGTGGCAGACCGAGACCGGCGGCATCATGATCTCGCCGCTGCCCGGGGCCACCGACCTCAAGCCGGGCTCGGCCACACGCCCCTTCTTCGGTGTGCGCCCGGCGCTGGTCGACAACGAGGGCCATCTGCTGGAAGGCGCCACCGAGGGCAACCTGGTGATCCTCGATTCCTGGCCGGGCCAGGCACGTTCGATCTGGGGTAACCACGAGCGCTTCGTGCAGACCTACTTCTCGACCTACGACAACATGTACTTCACCGGCGACGGCTGTCGCCGCGACGAGGACGGCTACTACTGGATCACCGGCCGGGTCGACGACGTGCTCAACGTCTCCGGGCATCGCATGGGCACCGCCGAGATCGAGTCTTCGCTGGTGGCGCACGACGCCGTGGCCGAGGCCGCGGTGGTCGGCTTCCCCCATGACATCAAGGGCCAGGGTATCTACATCTACGTGACCCTGAACGACGGCATCGACCCCAGTGACGCCCTGAAGAAGGAGCTGACCCAGTGGGTGCGCAAGGACATCGGCCCGATCGCCTCGCCGGATGTGATTCAGTGGGCGCCGGGGCTGCCCAAGACCCGCTCGGGCAAGATCATGCGCCGTATCCTGCGCAAGATCGCCGCCAACGAGACCGATGGCCTGGGCGATACCTCGACCCTGGCCGACCCCTCGGTGGTCGAGGAGCTGATCGCCAACCGCGCGGTGTAA
- a CDS encoding NahK/ErcS family hybrid sensor histidine kinase/response regulator, with translation MFQGWLLIAISLLYIVVLFAIAWRGDRHAKQHGPSQRRPVIYSLALAIYCTSWTFYGAVGEAATSGWSFASIFVGPILTFLLFWPVLAKMIRVAKHQNVTSIADFIASRYGKTQSLAAFASLVALIGTLPYIALQLKAVAAAFQVLTDSTDMTRAPLFADTAFYVAAVMALFAILFGTRHTDATEHHEGLIQAIAFESLVKLAAFLLLGAYVTWGLFDGLGDLFARADVQLELQRQLAEQDFGNSFWAQTLLAMLAVFCLPRQFHVAVVENTHRDDARRARWLFPLYLVAFGLFVLPLAAAGLTLFSGTGVEPDTYVLAIPMAAGNVPLTLLTFIGGFSAATGMVIVATVAISIMISNEIVIPLLFRLRWFDTKARDYGRLVLRARRITIVMILGLAYGFYQLTAEFSTLASTGMLSFAAAAQFAPALIGGLYWKRGNRLGVIAGMNIGFAIWAYTLLTPALIQAGVLPGDWLAGGPLGIGWLSPTDLFGLNVGDHFTHGVMLSLGLNLFGYIFVSQMTPQRVVERIQASLFVDSVETRQTPVNRPWAGATTVGDLKVLCERFLGADQVERAFDDYGRRNGKSLENTQRASIDIIQFTERFLASVLGASSARIVVNSALQGRGIGISDVISIVDEASQVLEFNRALLQATIENINQGISVVDQNLRLVVWNQRYLELFRFPDHLIRVGAPFDKVLRYNAHNGEYGPGDPEEHVDLLVDNIREGQPHRYVRYRQDSTVLEVQGMPMPGGGFVYTYQDITRQKRTEEALIRSENNIRIYTDNVPALIAYFDKECRYLFTNRAYEQVFGIDRNAVIGERFEDVMPRHLSNEGLPWMRRALAGERVSFEISQRDDESGTRYLLVTFTPHFGDSGTILGFFALYQDITERRLAEIALKETNENLEERVRERTQALSEANAALRQENRVRAEAEQALRQAKQVAEDANASKTRFLAAASHDLLQPLNAARLFTSALAQQDDAEDLTRTIGHIDNSLQSAEELLSTLLDISKLDAGALTPRRSHFALAEIFRPLRAEFEVMAEERGLDLVVVTTGQWVDSDAQMLRRIVQNFLSNAIRYTQQGRVLLGCRRRGEQLTIEVWDTGPGIPEAKQAEIFQEFRRLDQASRHKESEKGLGLGLSIADRMSRVLDHPIRVRSWEGVGTVFSVAVPTVAAQQQSVEEKEATPRRAGNKLAGTRIVCIDNETLILEGMKAMLTGWGCEVFTATSIGGAKSILRHLESDPDAILADYHLDNEVTGLMALEALAERCEGPVPGIVITADRTEEVAEEIKRAGYQLLLKPVRPAALRALLTRTLQANRATSRHES, from the coding sequence ATGTTTCAAGGCTGGCTACTGATCGCCATATCGCTTCTGTATATCGTCGTCCTCTTCGCCATCGCCTGGCGCGGCGACCGACATGCCAAGCAGCACGGGCCGAGCCAGCGCCGGCCGGTGATCTACAGCCTGGCGCTGGCCATCTACTGCACGTCCTGGACCTTCTACGGCGCGGTGGGCGAGGCGGCCACCTCCGGCTGGTCGTTTGCCAGCATCTTCGTCGGCCCGATCCTCACCTTCCTGCTGTTCTGGCCGGTGCTGGCCAAGATGATCCGCGTCGCCAAGCACCAGAACGTCACCTCGATCGCCGACTTCATCGCCTCCCGCTACGGCAAGACCCAGTCGCTGGCGGCCTTTGCGAGCCTGGTGGCGCTGATCGGCACACTGCCCTACATCGCCCTGCAGCTGAAGGCGGTGGCGGCCGCCTTCCAGGTGCTCACCGACAGCACCGACATGACCCGCGCGCCGCTGTTTGCCGACACCGCCTTCTACGTGGCGGCGGTGATGGCACTGTTCGCGATCCTCTTCGGTACCCGCCACACCGACGCTACCGAGCACCACGAGGGCCTGATCCAGGCCATCGCCTTCGAGTCCCTGGTCAAGCTGGCGGCCTTCCTTTTGCTCGGGGCCTACGTCACCTGGGGCCTGTTCGACGGCCTCGGCGACCTCTTCGCCCGCGCCGATGTCCAGCTCGAGCTGCAGCGCCAGCTCGCCGAGCAGGACTTCGGCAACAGCTTCTGGGCGCAGACCCTGCTGGCGATGCTGGCGGTCTTCTGCCTGCCGCGCCAGTTTCACGTCGCCGTGGTCGAGAACACCCATCGCGACGATGCCAGAAGGGCCCGCTGGCTGTTTCCCCTCTACCTGGTCGCCTTCGGCCTCTTCGTGCTGCCGCTGGCTGCTGCCGGGCTCACGCTCTTCTCCGGCACCGGCGTCGAACCCGACACCTATGTGCTGGCCATCCCCATGGCCGCCGGCAACGTACCGCTGACCCTTCTGACCTTCATCGGCGGCTTCTCGGCGGCCACCGGCATGGTGATCGTCGCCACCGTGGCGATCTCGATCATGATCTCCAACGAGATCGTGATCCCGCTGTTGTTCCGGCTGCGCTGGTTCGACACCAAGGCCCGGGACTACGGTCGCCTGGTGCTACGCGCCCGCCGCATCACCATCGTGATGATCCTGGGACTGGCCTACGGCTTCTATCAGCTGACCGCCGAGTTCAGCACCCTGGCCTCGACCGGCATGCTGTCGTTCGCCGCCGCCGCCCAGTTTGCCCCGGCCCTGATCGGCGGCCTGTACTGGAAACGTGGCAATCGCCTGGGCGTCATCGCCGGCATGAACATCGGCTTCGCCATCTGGGCCTACACCCTGCTGACACCTGCCCTGATCCAGGCCGGGGTACTGCCCGGCGACTGGCTGGCCGGCGGCCCGCTGGGCATCGGCTGGTTGTCGCCCACCGACCTTTTCGGCTTGAACGTCGGCGACCACTTCACCCACGGCGTGATGCTGTCGCTGGGTCTCAACCTGTTCGGCTACATCTTCGTTTCCCAGATGACCCCGCAACGGGTGGTCGAACGCATCCAGGCCTCGCTGTTCGTCGACAGCGTCGAGACGCGCCAGACGCCGGTCAACCGCCCCTGGGCCGGTGCCACCACGGTGGGCGATCTCAAGGTGCTGTGCGAACGCTTCCTCGGTGCCGACCAGGTGGAGCGCGCCTTCGACGACTATGGCCGTCGCAACGGCAAGAGCCTCGAGAACACCCAGCGCGCCTCCATCGACATCATCCAGTTCACCGAACGCTTCCTGGCCTCGGTGCTCGGCGCCTCCTCGGCACGCATCGTCGTCAACTCGGCGCTGCAGGGTCGGGGCATCGGCATCTCGGACGTGATCTCGATCGTCGATGAGGCCTCACAGGTGCTGGAGTTCAACCGCGCCCTGCTGCAGGCCACCATCGAGAACATCAACCAGGGCATCAGCGTGGTCGACCAGAACCTGCGCCTGGTGGTATGGAACCAGCGCTATCTGGAACTGTTCCGCTTTCCCGACCACCTGATCCGAGTCGGCGCCCCCTTCGATAAGGTACTGCGCTACAACGCCCATAACGGCGAATACGGCCCAGGCGATCCCGAGGAACACGTCGACCTGCTGGTCGACAACATTCGCGAGGGGCAGCCCCATCGCTATGTCCGCTATCGTCAGGACAGCACCGTGCTCGAGGTGCAGGGCATGCCGATGCCGGGTGGCGGCTTCGTCTATACCTACCAGGACATCACCCGCCAGAAGCGCACCGAGGAGGCCCTGATCCGCTCGGAGAACAACATCCGCATCTACACCGACAACGTGCCGGCGCTGATCGCCTACTTCGACAAGGAATGCCGCTACCTCTTCACCAACCGCGCCTACGAACAGGTCTTCGGCATCGATCGCAACGCCGTGATCGGCGAGCGCTTCGAGGACGTGATGCCACGGCACCTGTCCAACGAGGGCCTGCCCTGGATGCGCCGGGCGCTGGCCGGCGAGCGGGTCAGCTTCGAGATCTCCCAGCGTGACGACGAGAGCGGCACCCGCTACCTGCTGGTCACCTTCACGCCGCACTTCGGCGACAGCGGCACCATCCTCGGCTTCTTCGCCCTCTATCAGGACATCACCGAGCGACGGCTGGCCGAGATCGCCCTCAAGGAGACCAACGAGAACCTCGAGGAACGGGTGCGCGAACGCACCCAGGCGCTCTCGGAGGCCAACGCCGCCCTGCGCCAGGAGAACCGGGTGCGGGCCGAGGCCGAACAGGCCCTGCGTCAGGCCAAGCAGGTCGCCGAGGACGCCAACGCCTCCAAGACCCGCTTCCTGGCCGCGGCCAGCCACGACCTGCTGCAGCCCCTGAATGCCGCGCGGCTGTTCACCTCGGCGCTGGCTCAGCAGGACGACGCCGAGGACCTGACCCGCACCATCGGCCATATCGACAACTCGCTGCAGTCCGCCGAGGAGCTGCTCAGCACCCTGCTCGACATATCCAAGCTGGATGCCGGCGCCCTGACCCCGCGGCGCAGCCACTTCGCGCTGGCCGAGATCTTCCGTCCGCTGCGCGCCGAGTTCGAGGTCATGGCCGAGGAACGCGGCCTCGACCTGGTGGTGGTCACCACCGGCCAGTGGGTCGACAGCGATGCCCAGATGCTCAGGCGCATCGTGCAGAACTTCCTGTCCAACGCCATCCGCTATACCCAGCAGGGCCGGGTGCTGCTGGGCTGTCGCCGACGCGGCGAGCAGCTGACGATCGAGGTCTGGGATACCGGTCCCGGCATCCCCGAGGCCAAGCAGGCCGAGATCTTCCAGGAGTTCCGCCGCCTCGATCAGGCCTCGCGCCACAAGGAAAGCGAGAAGGGGCTAGGCCTCGGGCTATCGATCGCCGACCGCATGAGTCGGGTGCTCGATCACCCGATCCGGGTGCGCTCCTGGGAAGGCGTCGGCACCGTGTTCTCGGTGGCCGTGCCGACGGTGGCCGCCCAGCAGCAAAGCGTCGAGGAGAAGGAGGCCACGCCACGGCGCGCCGGCAACAAGCTGGCCGGCACCCGCATCGTCTGCATCGACAACGAGACCCTGATCCTCGAGGGCATGAAGGCCATGCTCACCGGCTGGGGCTGCGAGGTCTTCACCGCGACCTCGATCGGCGGCGCCAAGTCGATCCTGCGCCACCTGGAAAGCGACCCGGACGCCATCCTGGCCGATTATCACCTGGACAACGAGGTCACCGGCCTGATGGCCCTGGAGGCCCTGGCCGAGCGATGCGAGGGGCCGGTACCCGGCATCGTGATCACCGCCGATCGTACCGAGGAAGTCGCCGAGGAGATCAAGCGTGCCGGCTACCAGCTGCTATTGAAACCGGTACGTCCCGCCGCCCTGCGCGCGCTGCTGACCCGCACCCTGCAGGCCAACCGCGCCACCAGCCGCCACGAGAGCTGA
- a CDS encoding putative nucleotidyltransferase substrate binding domain-containing protein has protein sequence MVDIDLSQAPFTLLDDDGRDLVRRGVDLAYYDSDEVLLDAGQPGEYVYLIHKGEVAELDTSEPSASARIGHYTAGDLFGAISILNGKSRYRFKAEQECLCYLLPRAVFERLCERFPAFAEFFRQRLSDKTRLMTERRAEGGVSMAGFMLARIAECMRPPLLVEADTSIAAAVRTLNDSRADSVLVRQEARLGMVTKTDLLNALVIDGREQHSPVIEIAHFSLVTARPDQYLFEALVDMTRHEVARVVVIEGGQAVGVVELTDVLSYFSSRSYVVSLQVEQAESLEELAAASARTPELVKALMVQGVKLRFAMDLLAALNGRIMHKAWGFRIAAAHQHQSCLMVMGSEGRGEQILKTDQDNGLILADDADWPDCGDQMSAFTETLVALGYPRCPGNIMVSNPAWVGRVRDWRARIVRWVERRDGESLMKLAIILDAHAVGGNTALLDEVRDALFEACDGNELLLTYFARAALQFSTPLSLFGTLKKPQHGIDIKKGGIFPIVHGVRTLALERGIRPTSTLERLDALVADGRLEARFAEDLGEALSLFTELRLKQQLEHLDGINAERDPNRVVVQELSSLERDLLREALHIVKDFKQRLTQRFHLEY, from the coding sequence ATGGTCGATATCGATCTCTCCCAAGCGCCTTTCACCCTGCTCGATGACGACGGGCGTGATCTGGTGCGGCGTGGCGTCGATCTCGCCTACTACGACAGCGACGAGGTGCTGCTCGACGCGGGTCAGCCCGGCGAGTACGTCTATCTGATCCACAAGGGGGAGGTCGCCGAGCTGGATACCTCCGAGCCCAGCGCTTCGGCCCGCATCGGGCATTACACGGCGGGGGATCTGTTCGGCGCGATCAGCATCCTCAACGGCAAGAGCCGTTATCGCTTCAAGGCCGAGCAGGAATGCCTGTGCTATCTGCTGCCGCGCGCCGTCTTCGAGCGGCTGTGCGAGCGCTTCCCGGCCTTCGCCGAGTTCTTCCGTCAGCGCCTCTCCGACAAGACCCGGTTGATGACCGAGCGACGGGCCGAGGGCGGCGTCAGCATGGCCGGTTTCATGCTGGCGCGGATCGCCGAGTGCATGCGCCCGCCGCTGCTGGTCGAGGCCGACACCAGCATCGCTGCGGCGGTCCGCACCCTCAATGACAGTCGCGCCGACAGCGTGCTGGTGCGCCAGGAGGCGCGTCTGGGCATGGTCACCAAGACCGACCTGCTCAATGCCCTGGTGATCGATGGCCGGGAGCAACACAGCCCGGTGATCGAGATCGCGCACTTCTCCCTGGTCACGGCCCGGCCCGATCAGTACTTGTTCGAGGCGCTGGTCGACATGACTCGCCACGAGGTGGCGCGGGTGGTGGTGATCGAGGGCGGTCAGGCGGTGGGGGTGGTCGAGCTCACCGACGTGCTGAGCTACTTCTCGAGTCGCAGCTACGTGGTCAGTCTGCAGGTCGAGCAGGCGGAGAGCCTCGAGGAGCTCGCCGCGGCTAGCGCGCGCACGCCGGAACTGGTCAAGGCGCTGATGGTGCAGGGGGTCAAGCTGCGCTTCGCCATGGATCTCTTGGCCGCGCTGAACGGTCGCATCATGCACAAGGCCTGGGGCTTTCGGATCGCGGCGGCACACCAGCATCAGAGCTGTCTGATGGTGATGGGCAGCGAGGGCCGTGGCGAGCAGATCCTCAAGACCGACCAGGACAATGGCCTGATCCTCGCCGATGACGCCGACTGGCCCGACTGTGGCGACCAGATGAGCGCTTTCACCGAGACCCTGGTGGCGCTGGGCTACCCGCGCTGCCCGGGCAACATCATGGTCTCCAACCCGGCCTGGGTGGGGCGGGTCAGGGACTGGCGGGCGCGCATCGTCCGCTGGGTCGAGCGGCGCGACGGGGAAAGCCTGATGAAGCTGGCGATCATCCTCGATGCCCATGCGGTGGGCGGCAACACCGCCCTGCTCGACGAAGTGCGCGACGCCCTGTTCGAGGCCTGCGATGGCAACGAACTGCTGCTGACGTACTTCGCCCGGGCGGCGCTGCAGTTCTCCACTCCGCTGAGCCTGTTCGGCACCTTGAAGAAGCCCCAGCACGGCATCGACATCAAGAAGGGCGGCATCTTCCCGATCGTGCATGGGGTCCGCACCCTGGCGCTGGAGCGCGGCATCCGCCCCACCTCGACCCTGGAGCGCCTCGATGCCCTGGTGGCCGATGGCCGGCTGGAGGCGCGCTTCGCCGAGGATCTGGGCGAGGCCCTGTCGCTGTTCACCGAGCTGCGTCTCAAGCAGCAGCTCGAGCACCTGGACGGCATCAATGCCGAACGCGATCCGAACCGGGTAGTGGTCCAGGAGCTGTCGTCGCTGGAGCGTGACCTGCTGCGTGAGGCGCTGCATATCGTCAAGGACTTCAAGCAGCGCCTGACCCAGCGCTTTCATCTGGAATACTGA
- a CDS encoding response regulator transcription factor, producing MAYAQKFIVADDHPLFRAALTQALRQLASQAEIVEADTMEATTEVVTRHPDADLILLDLHMPGAHGFSGLIQLRGQNPDVPVAVVSGSDEPYVVRRAIDYGASGFIPKSSSLSLIAEAVGEILEGEVWLPAEMADVLGEANEEESRFAEAIASLTPQQFRVLNMLTEGLLNKQIAYELNVSEATIKAHVTAILRKLGVHSRTQAVIAAQKLEVEPPKVES from the coding sequence ATGGCCTATGCCCAGAAATTCATCGTCGCCGATGACCATCCGCTGTTCCGCGCTGCCCTCACCCAGGCGCTGAGACAGCTGGCGTCTCAGGCCGAGATCGTGGAAGCCGATACCATGGAGGCCACCACCGAGGTGGTGACTCGCCACCCGGATGCCGACCTGATCCTCCTGGATCTGCACATGCCGGGGGCTCATGGTTTCTCCGGCCTGATTCAGCTGCGAGGCCAGAACCCCGACGTGCCGGTGGCGGTGGTCTCCGGCAGCGACGAGCCCTACGTGGTGCGCCGGGCCATCGATTATGGCGCCTCGGGCTTCATCCCCAAGTCGTCGTCGCTGTCACTGATCGCCGAGGCGGTGGGTGAGATCCTCGAGGGAGAGGTCTGGCTGCCCGCCGAGATGGCCGATGTCCTCGGCGAGGCCAACGAGGAGGAGTCGCGCTTCGCCGAGGCCATCGCTTCTCTGACGCCGCAGCAGTTCCGGGTCCTCAACATGCTCACCGAGGGGCTGCTCAACAAGCAGATCGCTTATGAGCTGAACGTTTCCGAGGCGACCATCAAGGCACACGTCACCGCGATCCTGCGCAAGCTGGGCGTGCATTCCCGCACCCAGGCGGTGATCGCCGCCCAGAAACTCGAGGTCGAGCCGCCCAAGGTCGAGTCCTGA
- a CDS encoding DUF4212 domain-containing protein — protein MADDKSNAAAYWSANVRLITGCLIVWALVSYGFAILLRPLLAGIPVGGTDLGFWFAQQGSILTFIGIIFFYAWKMNRLDQQFGLGE, from the coding sequence ATGGCAGATGACAAATCTAACGCTGCTGCTTACTGGTCGGCCAATGTGCGTCTGATCACCGGCTGCCTGATCGTCTGGGCGCTGGTGTCCTACGGCTTCGCCATCCTGCTGCGCCCGCTGCTGGCAGGCATCCCCGTGGGCGGAACCGACCTGGGCTTCTGGTTCGCTCAGCAAGGATCGATCCTCACCTTCATCGGCATCATCTTCTTCTACGCCTGGAAGATGAACCGCCTCGACCAACAGTTCGGCCTCGGGGAGTAA